The Leucoraja erinacea ecotype New England chromosome 19, Leri_hhj_1, whole genome shotgun sequence genome has a segment encoding these proteins:
- the LOC129706535 gene encoding stimulated by retinoic acid gene 8 protein homolog, whose protein sequence is MESSGECTSPYTDASPSFMAMLQEVEPRVARRRLSQARHRAKLAGLFNHLRDTVYAQSAGVTQRWQVLRKAKNYIMDLERKLENLLILKEKYHLKDDQPLSLEEVKEEYIGYYKDHSIFSSCSCLHSDTASNALPAKTKVTLWQWLRDYRGHPTENDVKSVCSQSPVKSSTELLEFEGYLNFYKETVDLLVENRIVSMEQITLPVVSKAISHLWQQMSMEGKAAIFKKCSQRVCFSPSEQLTLQIPLQIDHAARDRILDSQGASASSESNQDEVRLLKQTSFHIEKVLIHLENFLLFMLFEDAFDLASGFLVKPELDTLTEIKEESRYQTHKTVLAAECSSADDCLCFPFDWITSPVFTHSSCENPEETCLLYKQIVNFVLARSGSIALHSQQSSPNLDDETVLLRCTETFDDDL, encoded by the exons ATGGAGAGTTCCGGGGAATGCACCAGCCCGTATACAGACGCCAGTCCAAGCTTCATGGCGATGTTGCAGGAAGTGGAACCTCGGGTCGCGCGGCGACGTCTCTCTCAGGCTCGACACCGGGCAAAGCTGGCGGGTCTCTTCAACCACCTGCGAGACACCGT atatgcacaaagtgctggagtaactcagcgg TGGCAGGTGTTACGAAAGGCAAAGAACTACATCATGGATTTGGAAAGAAAGCTTGAAAATCTACTGATACTCAAAG AAAAGTACCATTTGAAAGATGATCAGCCGTTGAGCCTGGAAGAAGTGAAAGAAGAATATATCGGCTATTACAAGGACCACAG catCTTCAGCAGTTGTTCTTGCCTTCACAGTGACACGGCTTCTAATGCTCTCCCTGCCAAGACAAAAGTCACCCTTTGGCAGTGGTTGCGGGATTATCGAGGACATCCCACAGAGAATGACGTGAAATCGGTCTGTTCCCAGTCTCCAGTGAAATCCTCGACGGAACTCCTAGAGTTTGAAGG ATACCTGAATTTTTATAAAGAAACAGTGGACCTTTTGGTGGAGAACAGGATTGTGTCCATGGAACAGATCACTCTCCCCGTTGTGTCGAAAGCTATCTCCCACCTCTGGCAACAAATGTCCATGGAGGGGAAGGCGGCAATCTTCAAAAAGTGCTCTCAGCGAGTGTGCTTCTCCCCAAGCGAGCAACTCACCTTGCAGATACCTTTACAGATCGACCACGCTGCCAGAGACCGCATCTTAGACAGCCAGGGAGCAAGTGCGTCTTCAGAATCCAATCAGGACGAGGTTAGACTTCTTAAACAAACCAGTTTTCACATCGAGAAAGTCTTGATTCATTTAGAGAACTTTTTACTCTTT ATGCTTTTCGAAGACGCGTTTGATTTGGCCTCAGGGTTCCTCGTGAAACCAGAGCTGGATACACTGACAGAAATAAAGGAAGAAAGCAGGTATCAAACTCAT aaaACAGTGTTGGCCGCAGAGTGTAGCAGTGCTGACGACTGTCTTTGTTTTCCCTTCGATTGGATCACAAGCCCCGTCTTCACTCACAGCTCCTGTGAAAACCCAGAGGAGACCTGCCTGCTGTACAAACAGATCGTTAACTTTGTGCTGGCTCGCTCCGGCTCCATCGCACTCCACTCACAG CAAAGTTCTCCAAACCTTGATGACGAGACGGTCCTCCTGAGATGCACAGAGACTTTCGACGATGATCTTTAA